One Streptomyces coeruleorubidus DNA segment encodes these proteins:
- a CDS encoding SGNH/GDSL hydrolase family protein — translation MRPVRFGGSTRFEGPPRFVALGDSLTEGVGDPVGDGEWRGWAALLAAGLTERPIGVAEGPAGLTDGPAGLTEGPARFTNLAVSGAQTRDVLERQLPAGLELRPDLVSVVIGVNDTLRCTFDIQAVAARLDQVYAAFAEQGAVLLTACLPDPGTMLGLPGALAHPLARRQRAVNTVVHALSDRYGALHLHACEGDWITDRAMWSADRLHPGERGHRQLALRFHTLLAEHGLATGPAPSPEPEFPGPTRSASLWWLATAGTGWVARRCTDLLPQLLTLAADELRHRARGTSARLDLRASAAVSAALAALSVAEQPDAA, via the coding sequence ATGAGACCCGTGCGGTTCGGGGGGTCTACGCGGTTCGAGGGGCCCCCGCGGTTCGTGGCCCTCGGTGACTCGCTGACGGAGGGGGTGGGCGATCCCGTCGGCGACGGGGAGTGGCGCGGCTGGGCCGCGTTGCTCGCCGCCGGGCTCACCGAGCGACCCATCGGTGTCGCCGAGGGACCGGCCGGGCTTACCGACGGACCGGCAGGGCTTACCGAGGGACCCGCCCGGTTCACCAACCTCGCGGTGAGCGGGGCGCAGACCCGGGATGTGCTGGAGCGGCAGTTGCCTGCCGGGCTGGAGCTGCGGCCCGACCTCGTGTCCGTCGTGATCGGCGTCAACGACACCCTGCGCTGCACCTTCGACATCCAGGCCGTGGCGGCTCGGCTCGACCAGGTGTACGCGGCCTTCGCCGAGCAGGGCGCGGTCCTGCTCACCGCCTGCCTGCCCGACCCGGGCACGATGCTCGGGCTGCCGGGGGCACTGGCCCACCCGCTGGCGCGGCGGCAGAGGGCCGTGAACACGGTCGTCCACGCGCTGTCCGACCGGTACGGAGCTCTGCACCTGCACGCGTGCGAGGGCGACTGGATCACGGACCGCGCCATGTGGAGCGCGGACCGGCTGCACCCCGGGGAGCGCGGACACCGGCAGCTGGCCCTGCGCTTCCACACGCTGCTCGCGGAACACGGCCTCGCGACCGGGCCCGCGCCCTCGCCCGAGCCCGAGTTCCCCGGCCCGACCAGGTCGGCGAGCCTGTGGTGGCTTGCCACGGCCGGTACCGGCTGGGTGGCCCGCCGGTGCACCGACCTGCTGCCCCAGCTCCTGACACTCGCCGCCGACGAACTCCGGCACCGGGCCCGGGGCACGAGCGCCCGGCTCGAT